One genomic segment of uncultured Desulfobacter sp. includes these proteins:
- a CDS encoding DUF2914 domain-containing protein translates to MTNKTSIEERDRRLIKKFRNIIEEKKQLEQQAPQKRSWSIFKPAAFIMGASIMVVGIIFMVYQMIPERALTDPSSTPEKVETASSKNPASMAQHTLNDVEKPNLPNEKPAQVLLSETAPVLSTEEEPPHSEVVKTPEAAPIETLPEIVSTTDVTIHELVICRSVKNRKYISPGNRFSMENGAKPVVWTWMNVLTDKPPQSLSHIYYLNGKRYCRVILPAPYPRTRTWSNVKLNKPEHAGSWRVDVVNSRGQVIARADFTVEN, encoded by the coding sequence ATGACGAACAAGACCAGTATCGAGGAGCGAGACCGGCGCCTCATAAAAAAATTCCGAAACATTATCGAGGAGAAGAAGCAGCTTGAACAGCAGGCTCCTCAAAAACGCTCATGGTCCATCTTCAAGCCGGCAGCATTCATCATGGGGGCAAGTATCATGGTGGTAGGCATCATATTCATGGTCTACCAAATGATTCCCGAACGCGCGCTGACTGATCCCTCATCCACCCCGGAAAAAGTTGAGACCGCCTCCTCGAAAAATCCTGCGTCCATGGCTCAACACACATTAAATGATGTTGAAAAACCGAATCTCCCTAATGAAAAGCCGGCCCAAGTACTCCTGTCTGAAACGGCCCCTGTTTTGTCGACAGAAGAGGAACCACCGCACTCCGAAGTTGTAAAAACCCCGGAGGCAGCACCCATAGAGACACTTCCTGAGATCGTCAGTACCACCGATGTGACCATCCACGAACTGGTTATCTGCCGCAGCGTCAAAAACAGAAAGTATATTTCTCCGGGGAACCGTTTTTCCATGGAAAACGGTGCAAAACCCGTGGTCTGGACATGGATGAACGTCCTGACCGACAAGCCACCCCAAAGCCTGAGCCACATTTATTACCTCAACGGCAAGAGATACTGCCGGGTCATTCTTCCAGCCCCCTACCCCAGGACCCGAACCTGGAGCAACGTAAAATTGAACAAACCCGAGCATGCCGGATCATGGCGTGTGGACGTTGTCAACAGTCGCGGACAGGTAATCGCAAGAGCCGATTTCACCGTTGAGAACTGA
- a CDS encoding PPC domain-containing DNA-binding protein, producing the protein MKYSEAKQGRIYIIRLEDGDIIHEEIEKFANEKAIKAAALTIIGGADKNSKLIVGPEHGRTESITPMEHILNNVNEIVGTGTIFPNEKGEPKLHMHIACGREDSTATGCVRNGIRTWHILEVILFELIDTGAVRVLDPITGFELLNP; encoded by the coding sequence ATGAAGTACTCAGAGGCAAAACAAGGAAGAATATACATTATTCGTCTTGAAGACGGCGATATCATACACGAAGAAATTGAAAAGTTTGCTAATGAAAAAGCAATAAAAGCTGCGGCGTTAACCATTATCGGAGGCGCTGATAAAAATAGTAAACTAATTGTCGGGCCGGAACATGGACGGACAGAATCAATTACTCCAATGGAACACATTCTCAATAATGTGAATGAAATAGTGGGAACAGGCACAATCTTTCCTAATGAGAAAGGCGAGCCCAAATTACACATGCACATAGCTTGTGGAAGAGAAGATTCAACTGCAACCGGATGTGTCCGTAACGGTATTCGGACATGGCATATATTAGAGGTTATTTTATTTGAATTAATTGATACTGGTGCTGTACGTGTGTTGGATCCAATTACAGGATTTGAATTGCTCAATCCATAA
- a CDS encoding FKBP-type peptidyl-prolyl cis-trans isomerase, whose amino-acid sequence MKVDLDKVSYVLGQSVGGDFKRQGLEIDPKIFADSFIAAFNGEKCEMPVGEMQHIMQNFQRAMEDKKQAAQMESGKKNIEAGKKFLEENSKKEGVKTTESGLQYKVITEGSGKKPVATDTVETHYEGKTLDGIVFDSSYKREQTTTFPLNGVIKGWTEALQLMAEGSKYELYIPSELAYGSAGSGATIEPYSTLIFTVELIAVK is encoded by the coding sequence ATGAAAGTTGATTTAGATAAGGTCAGTTATGTTCTTGGGCAAAGTGTCGGTGGCGATTTTAAAAGACAGGGCCTTGAAATTGATCCTAAAATTTTTGCGGATTCATTTATTGCGGCATTTAACGGGGAAAAATGCGAAATGCCTGTTGGTGAAATGCAGCACATTATGCAAAATTTTCAAAGAGCAATGGAGGACAAAAAGCAGGCAGCGCAGATGGAATCAGGGAAAAAAAATATTGAAGCCGGAAAGAAATTTCTTGAAGAAAATAGTAAAAAAGAGGGGGTTAAAACGACTGAAAGCGGACTTCAGTATAAAGTGATTACTGAAGGAAGCGGAAAAAAACCCGTTGCTACAGATACCGTTGAAACGCATTATGAAGGTAAGACACTTGATGGTATAGTCTTTGATAGCTCATATAAACGAGAACAAACAACAACTTTCCCACTGAATGGCGTAATTAAAGGTTGGACGGAAGCGCTTCAGCTTATGGCTGAGGGTTCAAAATATGAACTGTATATTCCGTCTGAGCTTGCATATGGTTCCGCCGGCAGTGGGGCAACGATTGAACCATATTCTACATTGATTTTTACTGTTGAACTTATTGCAGTAAAATAA
- a CDS encoding HDOD domain-containing protein, whose translation MKNIFEKIKKSGPLPQLPQVMLQLIRAFGRETTDVDEVTKIISRDAALTAKLLVIIASPHVNLAKQVTTIKSAVVYLGLDTVRNIAISSSAMQFFKFSKVTDNFNINRFWYHSYKCAILARRIALEENQINPDQYFLAGLLHDIGTLVLMATFPKEYKEIEARIKQGQNEFDAQADILNIDGPKVSAWLFNQWHLNPMMSDAVGFLSQSPARIQEELAHIKILFMANLMAKPESTNVTQDVLFLTDMPAAVLNDIAVQAENEVHQLAKTLNLVLAAPEKGYNLLADDLKDVSMFFGTLDNLLRARDVKTVLETIQRGLEIIFHIPRIFFFLKDKEKDLLTGTCAKEDRHYNILTSIALAMNNNASLIVKSVKTGKITASMGQENLAASDAQIIRVLETPALYAIPILGHNGCSGAMVIGVDSDLTQTLDKNKNLLELFSRQTGICLENLNFHWAYARDISDKKMEAYATLTDKVVHEINNPVTIIKNYLETLKLKLPEKHPAQEELTVIKEEMSRVSSLLEGLTSFSKPRVGGALETIDLNQMCRRVLAVLQKSILLPRQIRIQTDLDDDIPKATLDSNGLKQVIINLIKNAAEALEKGDEIQFKTRLVPGSAKVLIDEKRKLPGLAEITIQDNGPGIPSHIRERLFEPYNSSKVGASNSGLGLSIVHAIIKKMQGRITCDSSQGKGTCFTILIPLASNTGPMAPKGGGMP comes from the coding sequence ATGAAAAACATTTTTGAAAAGATAAAAAAATCCGGCCCCCTGCCCCAGCTGCCCCAGGTAATGCTGCAGTTGATCCGGGCCTTCGGCAGAGAGACGACAGATGTTGACGAAGTAACAAAAATCATCAGCAGGGACGCGGCCCTTACTGCAAAACTGCTGGTCATCATTGCCTCTCCCCATGTAAATCTGGCAAAACAGGTTACCACCATCAAATCTGCGGTGGTGTATCTGGGACTGGATACGGTACGAAATATCGCCATCAGTTCTTCGGCCATGCAGTTTTTTAAATTTTCCAAAGTCACAGACAATTTCAATATTAACAGATTCTGGTATCATTCTTACAAATGCGCGATTCTTGCCCGGCGCATCGCCCTTGAAGAAAACCAGATCAATCCGGACCAGTATTTCCTGGCAGGCCTTCTCCATGATATCGGTACCTTGGTTCTCATGGCAACCTTTCCCAAGGAATACAAGGAGATTGAAGCCAGAATAAAACAGGGACAAAATGAATTTGATGCCCAGGCTGACATACTTAATATAGATGGCCCAAAGGTCAGTGCCTGGCTGTTCAACCAGTGGCACCTGAACCCGATGATGTCTGATGCCGTGGGCTTTTTAAGTCAATCCCCGGCACGCATCCAAGAAGAGCTTGCCCATATTAAGATTCTTTTCATGGCCAACCTCATGGCAAAACCGGAAAGCACGAATGTGACACAGGATGTCCTTTTTCTGACAGATATGCCGGCCGCCGTGTTAAATGACATCGCGGTCCAGGCTGAAAACGAAGTCCATCAACTAGCCAAAACCCTGAACCTTGTTCTGGCTGCGCCGGAAAAAGGATATAATCTTCTGGCAGACGACCTTAAGGACGTTTCAATGTTTTTTGGCACCCTTGACAACCTGCTCAGGGCAAGGGATGTAAAAACGGTTCTGGAGACAATCCAGCGAGGGTTGGAAATCATTTTCCACATCCCCCGGATCTTCTTCTTTCTTAAAGACAAAGAAAAGGATCTGCTCACCGGGACCTGCGCAAAAGAGGACCGCCATTACAACATCCTCACAAGTATAGCTCTTGCTATGAACAACAATGCCAGCCTGATTGTAAAATCCGTCAAGACAGGCAAAATCACGGCCAGTATGGGCCAAGAAAATCTTGCCGCATCCGATGCCCAGATTATCCGCGTTCTTGAAACACCGGCCCTTTATGCCATTCCCATTCTCGGACACAATGGCTGTTCAGGCGCCATGGTTATCGGCGTGGACAGCGATCTTACCCAAACCCTGGACAAAAACAAAAATTTGCTGGAACTTTTTTCACGCCAGACCGGCATCTGTCTTGAAAATCTTAATTTCCATTGGGCGTATGCCAGGGATATCAGTGATAAAAAAATGGAGGCGTATGCCACCCTGACAGACAAGGTTGTACATGAGATCAACAACCCTGTTACCATCATTAAAAATTACCTTGAAACCCTGAAGCTAAAACTGCCGGAAAAACATCCTGCCCAGGAAGAGCTCACCGTTATCAAAGAAGAAATGAGCCGGGTTTCATCCCTGCTTGAAGGGCTGACCTCGTTTTCAAAACCCAGGGTGGGAGGGGCACTGGAAACCATTGATCTCAATCAGATGTGCCGTCGCGTGCTGGCCGTGTTGCAAAAATCCATTCTTCTGCCCAGACAGATCCGGATTCAAACCGACCTTGATGACGACATACCAAAGGCCACCCTGGACAGCAACGGATTGAAACAGGTGATTATCAATTTGATTAAAAATGCTGCCGAAGCCCTTGAAAAAGGAGACGAAATCCAATTTAAAACAAGGCTTGTTCCCGGCTCAGCCAAGGTATTGATAGATGAAAAAAGAAAACTTCCCGGTTTGGCGGAAATCACCATCCAGGACAATGGCCCGGGCATCCCTTCACATATCAGAGAACGGCTTTTTGAGCCCTATAATTCAAGCAAGGTCGGCGCTTCCAATTCAGGACTGGGGCTTTCCATTGTTCATGCCATTATCAAAAAAATGCAGGGACGCATTACCTGTGACAGCAGCCAGGGCAAAGGGACCTGTTTCACCATCCTCATTCCCCTTGCCTCCAATACCGGGCCCATGGCACCTAAGGGTGGGGGTATGCCATGA
- a CDS encoding MinD/ParA family protein yields MTKLLTIASGKGGAGKTSISLNLALALADANYRVCLFDADLGLANVNILTGLYPQYGLAQVMEGSHTLSDIMIRNFNGIDIIPGSSGVEKLADLTSHEAGLLIQSFLELPDYDYFLIDTSAGISAQVLSFCRACQEMILVVTPEPTSLTDAYSLLKVLSKKGVMPKIRVVVNRVRTAQEAKASYAKLKKTAFNFLSTRISPLGIVARDPNVSNAVVSQVPFFVKYPETQATRCIRALMLKLVKDPGKEMFLGAFWDQCLTILGGTPPRTREDTETPLVQNYDGVNDLKSGSEVPPKPAAALTDQDDEYTVRRLVDIEEKISQLLRDVTDLKNSLKATPKEPEIKSRYKETAPPKHRQINDPEDPGHFILDFETWLAEQEKSKAQGFSTV; encoded by the coding sequence ATGACAAAGCTGCTTACCATTGCATCGGGAAAAGGTGGCGCGGGAAAAACCAGTATCAGCCTGAACCTGGCCCTGGCCCTGGCCGATGCGAATTACCGGGTCTGTCTGTTTGATGCGGACTTAGGCCTTGCCAATGTGAATATCCTGACCGGCCTTTATCCACAATATGGACTTGCCCAGGTGATGGAAGGCAGCCATACGCTTTCGGACATCATGATCCGCAATTTCAACGGCATAGATATCATACCCGGAAGCTCCGGTGTTGAAAAACTGGCGGACCTGACCAGCCATGAAGCCGGGCTTTTAATCCAGTCATTTCTGGAACTGCCCGATTATGACTATTTTTTAATAGATACATCTGCGGGTATATCCGCCCAGGTGCTCTCCTTTTGCAGGGCCTGCCAGGAGATGATTCTGGTGGTCACGCCGGAACCCACATCCCTGACAGACGCCTATTCTTTGCTTAAGGTCCTGTCAAAAAAAGGTGTCATGCCCAAAATCCGGGTGGTGGTCAACCGGGTCAGGACAGCACAGGAAGCAAAAGCATCCTATGCGAAATTGAAAAAAACGGCTTTTAATTTTTTATCGACCCGGATTTCCCCCCTGGGTATTGTGGCCCGGGACCCCAATGTATCCAACGCGGTTGTCTCCCAGGTACCGTTTTTCGTAAAATATCCAGAGACCCAGGCAACCAGATGTATCAGGGCCCTTATGCTTAAACTGGTCAAGGATCCGGGCAAAGAGATGTTCCTTGGGGCGTTCTGGGATCAATGCCTGACAATTCTGGGCGGAACACCGCCCCGTACCCGGGAAGATACAGAAACGCCTTTAGTTCAAAACTATGATGGGGTAAATGATCTTAAATCCGGCAGTGAGGTCCCGCCAAAACCCGCCGCAGCTCTGACAGACCAAGACGATGAGTACACAGTCCGACGCCTTGTCGATATTGAAGAAAAGATATCGCAATTACTGCGGGACGTGACGGATTTAAAAAATTCCCTTAAGGCAACCCCAAAAGAACCGGAAATAAAATCACGGTATAAGGAAACCGCACCCCCAAAGCACCGTCAGATAAACGACCCTGAAGACCCCGGGCACTTTATCCTGGACTTTGAAACCTGGCTGGCAGAACAGGAAAAATCAAAGGCCCAGGGCTTTTCGACAGTGTAG
- the pncB gene encoding nicotinate phosphoribosyltransferase produces MIETILDNDLYKFTMQQAVYRLYPKAQVQYELTNRGRTPFPAGFAGLIKDRVAQMAGLSLTRDERAWLEKTCPYFTTAYLDYLSSYRYDPDQVEVSQQGHTLSVRVAGSWCRTILWEVPLMAIISETYFKVTSPEILSRQAIRERNQTKAQMMSNAGLTFVEFGTRRRFSVANHAHFLEDVLALNHHRLVGTSNVHFARIYELAPVGTLAHEWIMFHAALTGYAAANAAAMDAWLKVYPDVLGIALTDTFTTNVFLKAFTRDRAARFSGVRQDSGDPENFTRDILSHYREKGIDPATKTIVFSDGLDVERAIKIHTFCRGRVKDAYGIGTNLTNDVGIDPLNIVIKLSWVQPEPGMEGRPTVKLSDDPGKNTGDPGELLHCRKALGL; encoded by the coding sequence ATGATTGAGACTATACTTGATAATGATCTGTATAAATTCACCATGCAGCAGGCCGTGTATCGGCTGTATCCCAAGGCCCAAGTCCAGTATGAATTGACGAACCGGGGTCGCACCCCCTTTCCCGCAGGCTTTGCCGGTTTGATTAAAGACCGGGTGGCGCAGATGGCAGGTTTAAGTTTGACCCGTGATGAACGCGCGTGGCTGGAAAAAACCTGCCCCTATTTTACAACAGCGTACCTGGATTATCTATCTTCTTACCGCTATGACCCTGACCAGGTGGAAGTTTCCCAGCAGGGACATACGCTTTCTGTCAGGGTGGCCGGGTCATGGTGCCGGACTATTTTATGGGAAGTGCCGTTGATGGCCATCATTTCCGAAACCTATTTCAAGGTCACCTCACCTGAAATTTTGTCCAGGCAAGCTATTCGGGAACGCAACCAGACCAAGGCGCAAATGATGTCCAATGCCGGTCTGACGTTTGTGGAATTCGGTACCCGGAGACGATTTTCCGTTGCCAACCACGCCCATTTTCTTGAGGATGTTCTGGCGCTGAATCACCACCGCCTGGTTGGCACCTCGAATGTGCATTTTGCCAGAATTTACGAACTTGCCCCGGTGGGAACCCTGGCCCATGAGTGGATTATGTTCCATGCGGCCTTAACCGGTTATGCCGCGGCCAATGCCGCGGCCATGGATGCCTGGCTTAAGGTATATCCCGATGTGCTGGGCATTGCGCTGACCGATACCTTTACCACGAATGTTTTTTTAAAGGCCTTTACCCGGGACCGGGCTGCCCGCTTTTCCGGTGTCCGCCAAGATTCCGGAGACCCTGAAAATTTTACCCGTGACATCCTCAGCCATTACCGGGAAAAGGGTATTGATCCGGCTACCAAAACCATTGTGTTTTCAGACGGCCTGGATGTGGAACGGGCAATTAAAATTCATACGTTCTGCCGGGGACGGGTAAAGGACGCCTATGGCATCGGCACCAATCTGACCAATGATGTGGGGATTGATCCTTTGAACATTGTGATCAAATTATCCTGGGTACAACCGGAACCCGGTATGGAAGGCCGGCCCACGGTCAAACTGTCCGATGACCCAGGCAAAAACACCGGTGATCCAGGGGAATTACTACACTGTCGAAAAGCCCTGGGCCTTTGA
- the pncA gene encoding bifunctional nicotinamidase/pyrazinamidase yields the protein MQINTKQDHTAVVIVDIQADFTQAMQGSLAVGGADREYLDAAETETHRLKALGYPIYATQDWHPANHISFFSNHDNAKPYDVIEIEGHQQVLWPPHCVQESPGARILMNESLFTAIVKKGMDPAFDSYSGFFDDGKKNTGLGDILKDAGIKKLIIYGLATDYCVKATVMDAIMLGFDVTLIKDLCRGVAPETTAAALKEMKTAGVDIC from the coding sequence ATGCAGATAAATACAAAACAAGACCATACCGCGGTGGTTATTGTGGATATCCAGGCAGATTTTACCCAGGCCATGCAAGGCAGCCTGGCCGTTGGCGGCGCTGACCGGGAATATCTTGATGCGGCAGAAACCGAAACCCATCGGCTCAAGGCACTTGGTTACCCGATCTATGCTACCCAGGACTGGCACCCGGCAAACCATATTTCCTTTTTTTCCAACCACGACAACGCCAAACCCTATGATGTCATTGAAATTGAAGGCCACCAACAGGTATTATGGCCTCCCCACTGTGTCCAGGAGAGCCCCGGTGCCCGGATTTTGATGAATGAATCCCTTTTTACGGCCATTGTAAAAAAAGGCATGGACCCGGCCTTTGATTCCTATTCCGGTTTTTTTGATGACGGGAAAAAAAATACCGGCCTGGGAGATATTCTTAAAGACGCAGGCATAAAAAAGCTTATCATTTACGGGCTGGCAACGGATTATTGCGTCAAGGCTACGGTCATGGATGCTATAATGCTCGGGTTTGACGTAACACTGATCAAAGACCTGTGCCGGGGCGTTGCCCCGGAAACCACGGCTGCGGCGTTGAAAGAGATGAAGACGGCCGGTGTCGATATTTGCTGA
- a CDS encoding MFS transporter — MDNTRFIHKGSSRYYLANLALFLAGFVTFATLYDFQPLFPNLVQEYGITPAMASLSLSVATFSLAFTLPFSGSLSDAVGRRPLIIVASILAPVLALGAAVHHAFSGMLLLRLGQGIILAGVPAVAMAYLNEETEPKALGSAMGLYIAGNGMGGMSGRILTAWFTDLMDWRWALVTMALLCFVCGLLVWACLPASRNFSGKPFQLRALLASMADHLKNPGLRRLYLIAFCCMGGFVTLYNYVTFRLLGRDFGLSHTQVGLIFLAYAFGSVSSTVMGNLVNTYGRRRILSSALGIVTIGLVLTAGSSLWMVILGIVLFTIGFFGAHSVASAWVGRLAAHSHAQASSLYLFFYYLGSSISGTIGGTIYHRWAWPGVVALILVLVGIAFILCLGIQSVTHRSEPLSPHVP, encoded by the coding sequence ATGGACAACACAAGATTCATTCACAAAGGCAGCAGCCGATACTACCTGGCCAACCTGGCCCTTTTTCTGGCCGGATTTGTCACCTTTGCCACCTTGTATGACTTTCAGCCGCTGTTTCCCAATCTGGTCCAGGAATACGGTATCACACCGGCCATGGCCAGTCTTTCGCTCTCCGTTGCCACCTTTTCCCTGGCCTTTACCCTGCCGTTTTCAGGCTCCCTGTCCGATGCGGTGGGGCGACGGCCATTGATCATTGTTGCCTCAATTCTGGCGCCGGTGCTGGCTTTGGGAGCTGCGGTTCACCACGCGTTTTCTGGCATGCTTTTGTTGCGCCTCGGGCAGGGCATCATCCTGGCCGGTGTACCTGCGGTGGCCATGGCGTATCTAAATGAAGAGACCGAGCCTAAGGCCCTGGGTTCGGCCATGGGGCTTTATATTGCGGGTAACGGTATGGGCGGGATGTCGGGCCGGATTCTGACAGCCTGGTTTACGGATCTTATGGACTGGCGGTGGGCGCTGGTGACAATGGCATTACTCTGTTTTGTCTGCGGTCTGCTGGTCTGGGCCTGTCTGCCTGCTTCGCGAAACTTCTCGGGCAAGCCCTTTCAGCTCAGAGCCCTGTTGGCCTCCATGGCGGATCATCTTAAAAATCCGGGACTGCGTCGATTGTATCTGATCGCCTTTTGCTGCATGGGGGGCTTTGTCACCCTTTACAACTACGTGACCTTTCGGCTGCTGGGTCGTGATTTCGGCCTGAGCCACACCCAGGTGGGTTTGATTTTTTTGGCCTATGCCTTTGGATCGGTCAGCTCCACGGTGATGGGCAACCTGGTAAATACCTACGGCCGGCGGCGCATTCTATCCTCGGCACTGGGTATTGTGACAATCGGCCTTGTGCTGACGGCTGGATCTTCCTTGTGGATGGTGATCTTGGGGATTGTGCTGTTTACCATTGGGTTTTTCGGGGCCCATTCCGTGGCATCGGCCTGGGTAGGACGGCTTGCCGCACATTCCCATGCCCAGGCCTCATCGTTGTATCTGTTTTTTTATTATCTGGGATCAAGCATCTCCGGTACCATCGGTGGCACCATTTATCACAGGTGGGCCTGGCCGGGGGTGGTGGCGCTGATTCTGGTTCTTGTAGGCATCGCTTTTATTCTCTGCCTGGGTATTCAATCTGTAACGCACCGCTCAGAGCCACTGTCACCCCATGTTCCTTAA